A single window of Nocardia sp. NBC_01327 DNA harbors:
- a CDS encoding Asp23/Gls24 family envelope stress response protein: MTTAVVLEPAGRTTVSKRAVERIAARAAREVDGVVDGVTVDASVSGDSAVLRMRVPIRYPLPVIRIAEQCRTHVIRRTGELTGLTVTGLDIAIAAMVVESASAAADSGRRVR, encoded by the coding sequence ATGACCACCGCCGTCGTACTCGAACCCGCGGGACGGACGACGGTGAGTAAGCGTGCCGTGGAACGCATTGCGGCGCGCGCCGCCCGCGAGGTCGACGGCGTCGTGGACGGGGTCACGGTGGATGCCAGTGTGTCCGGTGATTCCGCCGTGCTGCGCATGCGGGTGCCGATCCGGTATCCGCTGCCGGTGATTCGGATCGCCGAGCAGTGCCGGACCCATGTGATTCGCCGGACCGGTGAGCTCACCGGGCTCACGGTGACGGGTCTGGATATCGCGATCGCCGCCATGGTCGTCGAATCCGCCTCGGCGGCAGCCGATTCCGGGCGGAGGGTGCGGTGA
- a CDS encoding DUF6286 domain-containing protein — MIRRPRRVGPAVVVALVLLALCVVTAVSLIGRLLGRSEVVSYYSVAHRLHDTRWSDGLVLGVGVAAAVAGALLLALALLPGRPVVMALDEIDGSSAGVSRRSLRAALRRAADAVHGVDSARVRLGNKKILVSARTGRAGSNEVDGAVRDAVAGMLERIAPARPATVRTRLRSTGKGENR; from the coding sequence GTGATCCGCCGGCCGCGCCGGGTCGGCCCGGCCGTGGTGGTGGCGCTGGTGCTGCTCGCACTGTGCGTCGTCACGGCGGTCTCGCTGATCGGGCGGCTGCTGGGCAGATCGGAAGTGGTGTCCTACTACTCGGTCGCGCACCGATTGCACGACACCCGATGGAGTGACGGGCTGGTGCTCGGCGTGGGCGTGGCCGCCGCGGTGGCGGGTGCGCTCCTGCTCGCGCTGGCGCTGCTGCCGGGACGGCCGGTGGTGATGGCGCTCGACGAGATCGACGGCAGCTCCGCCGGAGTGTCGCGGCGTAGTCTGCGTGCCGCCCTGCGACGTGCGGCCGATGCCGTGCACGGTGTGGATTCGGCCCGAGTTCGCTTGGGGAACAAGAAGATTCTGGTGTCGGCGCGTACCGGGCGCGCCGGCTCGAACGAGGTGGACGGCGCGGTGCGGGATGCGGTGGCTGGCATGCTGGAGCGCATTGCCCCGGCTCGACCGGCGACCGTTCGTACCCGGCTGCGATCGACCGGCAAAGGGGAGAATCGATGA
- a CDS encoding alkaline shock response membrane anchor protein AmaP: MTSINRPARLNRALLGLLGLVLLAAGGYAIAANRGRLGWLDSHGTLAPGTAAPPRWVLMVIVAGAIVIGLLCLRWLLAQVFRLPRSVEWDLSDGESSGATVLASSVAADAVAADIESYADARSVSAFLSGPGRAPELHLIVTAEPGADITALRRRILGEAVARLREALGVGVVPVTMELRFADSAARVR; this comes from the coding sequence ATGACGTCGATCAATCGTCCGGCCCGGCTCAACCGGGCACTGCTCGGACTGCTGGGCCTGGTGCTGCTGGCGGCGGGCGGGTACGCGATCGCCGCCAATCGCGGCCGCCTCGGCTGGCTGGATTCGCATGGGACACTCGCCCCGGGCACCGCCGCACCGCCGCGCTGGGTGCTGATGGTCATTGTGGCCGGGGCCATTGTGATCGGATTGCTGTGTCTGCGTTGGCTACTCGCGCAGGTGTTCCGATTGCCGCGTTCGGTGGAATGGGACCTGTCCGACGGAGAGTCTTCCGGGGCAACGGTATTGGCGTCGTCGGTCGCCGCCGATGCGGTGGCGGCCGATATCGAGAGTTATGCCGACGCCCGGTCGGTGTCGGCGTTCCTGTCGGGTCCGGGGCGGGCGCCGGAACTGCATCTCATTGTCACGGCCGAGCCCGGTGCGGATATCACCGCGCTGCGCCGCCGGATTCTCGGCGAGGCGGTGGCCCGGCTGCGGGAGGCGCTCGGGGTCGGGGTCGTTCCGGTCACCATGGAATTGCGATTCGCCGACAGCGCCGCCCGCGTGCGCTGA